One Candidatus Campbellbacteria bacterium genomic region harbors:
- a CDS encoding tetratricopeptide repeat protein — MINFFNKKFKDDKTADAYERGISYQRAGDYKAAIQKLLEAVNDDPAFVEAYNSLGLTFKKMGDFDNAIKYYNLGIEAYFQTIYDEIKMKPVREVSNRYASTHSETWMDVATQIAIKNSARDGIKNAKFPTGENALKMSGQNYIAGQAFHDEKDTRYILPAYFSAVYEALKSSILYSILVNNAGTVFAEEGDKVQAAKCFKESMEFIPDGAEYNDPMLGLQELGSTTDYDSGEKSFVAKLTERLEKFADSKGKIICSKCGETAPFFGMRGHCLNCNESFDNSRRADQLLVALEYLYTFIDECDESLHIHKDAVLNALANFQKKINDSQIYPEESDMDSLRHLIRDLGQIGGNKCGGAIDIPKDGKFGIHLLQKDGMVSKDAAELLSPVLLSIMFITKTYN, encoded by the coding sequence ATGATTAATTTTTTCAATAAAAAATTCAAAGACGACAAGACTGCAGATGCATATGAGCGGGGAATTTCCTATCAGCGTGCCGGCGACTACAAAGCGGCAATCCAGAAGCTTCTTGAGGCAGTAAATGACGATCCGGCTTTTGTTGAGGCTTACAACAGTCTGGGGCTTACATTTAAAAAGATGGGGGATTTTGATAATGCAATAAAATACTACAACTTGGGAATCGAGGCATACTTCCAGACTATCTACGATGAAATAAAAATGAAGCCAGTGAGAGAGGTCAGCAATCGATATGCTTCGACCCATTCTGAAACATGGATGGATGTTGCCACTCAGATAGCAATAAAAAACAGTGCGAGAGACGGAATAAAGAATGCAAAATTTCCGACTGGTGAAAACGCTCTAAAAATGTCTGGGCAGAATTATATCGCAGGACAGGCATTCCATGATGAAAAAGATACACGATACATCCTACCGGCATATTTCAGTGCTGTTTATGAGGCTCTCAAGTCAAGCATTCTTTATTCCATACTCGTAAATAACGCGGGAACAGTTTTTGCAGAAGAAGGAGACAAAGTGCAGGCCGCCAAATGCTTCAAGGAATCAATGGAATTTATTCCCGATGGAGCAGAATATAACGATCCTATGCTCGGCCTACAAGAACTTGGATCGACTACAGACTACGATTCCGGCGAGAAAAGTTTTGTAGCTAAGCTAACAGAAAGACTCGAAAAATTCGCTGATTCGAAGGGCAAGATCATATGTTCTAAATGTGGAGAAACTGCTCCATTCTTCGGAATGAGGGGTCATTGTCTAAATTGCAATGAATCATTCGATAATAGCCGACGCGCGGATCAGCTCCTTGTAGCCTTAGAGTATCTCTATACCTTTATTGATGAATGCGATGAGTCACTTCATATACATAAAGACGCGGTACTAAACGCACTCGCAAATTTTCAGAAAAAAATTAATGATTCCCAGATCTATCCCGAGGAAAGTGACATGGATTCCTTGAGGCATTTAATAAGAGATCTAGGCCAGATTGGCGGTAATAAATGCGGAGGTGCGATAGATATACCAAAGGATGGTAAATTTGGAATACATCTGCTGCAGAAGGACGGTATGGTTTCCAAGGACGCGGCTGAACTTTTGAGTCCGGTACTTTTATCAATAATGTTTATCACTAAAACCTATAACTAA
- a CDS encoding ATP-dependent Clp protease adaptor ClpS gives MIGTHSKTIIDTIRIARPVHAWRTVLFNCDCHTFDAVIEQIMKAINCSESTASQLANVADQLGSVTVFTGAKERCEAIANVLGAIRLKVDVTQ, from the coding sequence ATGATTGGCACACACTCTAAAACAATTATTGATACTATCAGAATAGCGAGGCCTGTACATGCATGGCGTACAGTTCTTTTTAACTGCGACTGTCATACGTTTGATGCTGTTATCGAGCAGATCATGAAGGCAATAAACTGTTCAGAGTCAACTGCATCCCAACTTGCCAATGTGGCGGATCAGCTAGGTAGTGTCACTGTCTTTACAGGAGCTAAAGAGAGATGTGAGGCGATCGCAAATGTGCTCGGTGCTATCAGATTGAAGGTTGATGTTACTCAATGA
- a CDS encoding S49 family peptidase — translation MKKYASKTIRYVVASIAFIALSFISYAIYDSVMYGGTDSTDQYVTDADSDCSVLGINLHGDLYTYIPSTNSEDPTEDSDVVASEEIMGLIEQANDDENIKGIIVEVDSFGGYPVAGEEVANAIKASRKPVVAFIRQSGTSAAYWAVITADRIFASKNSDIGSIGVTISYLENVGKNEKDGLSYVQLSAGKYKDAGSPDKPLTAEEKALIIRDLKIIHENFIKEVSENRDIPIEKVRAIADGSSVLGERAKELGLIDEIGGYSEAKSYIEKEIGEKAEICWQ, via the coding sequence ATGAAAAAATATGCAAGCAAAACGATCCGATATGTAGTCGCATCCATCGCTTTTATTGCACTGAGTTTTATCAGCTATGCAATATATGACAGTGTGATGTATGGTGGTACCGATTCAACAGATCAATATGTTACGGATGCAGACTCTGACTGCTCAGTGCTGGGAATAAATTTGCACGGGGATCTCTATACCTATATCCCAAGTACAAACAGCGAAGATCCTACAGAGGACAGTGATGTTGTGGCAAGCGAGGAAATAATGGGCCTAATAGAGCAGGCCAACGATGATGAGAATATCAAAGGAATAATTGTAGAGGTGGATTCTTTTGGAGGTTACCCTGTTGCAGGGGAGGAAGTTGCAAATGCAATTAAAGCGTCCAGGAAGCCGGTGGTTGCCTTTATAAGACAAAGTGGAACTTCTGCAGCGTACTGGGCAGTAATTACTGCCGATCGAATATTTGCATCAAAAAATTCAGATATCGGAAGCATAGGTGTTACGATTTCCTATCTCGAGAATGTTGGGAAAAATGAAAAAGACGGACTTTCATATGTTCAGCTGAGCGCAGGTAAATATAAGGATGCCGGTAGTCCAGACAAGCCGCTTACCGCGGAAGAAAAGGCTTTAATAATTAGAGATTTGAAAATTATCCATGAGAATTTTATCAAGGAAGTTTCAGAAAACAGAGATATCCCCATTGAAAAGGTTCGAGCTATAGCGGACGGATCATCGGTCCTGGGCGAGCGAGCAAAAGAACTCGGACTGATCGATGAAATCGGCGGATATTCGGAAGCAAAGAGTTACATAGAGAAAGAGATAGGCGAAAAAGCAGAAATTTGTTGGCAGTAA